A stretch of Leptospira andrefontaineae DNA encodes these proteins:
- a CDS encoding LIC_12071 family protein: MQIFKHILFFILALLVCEGIAAGASAWSFLESSLASFEQIKNLSDQRARDTIGAISKSSEGKLSKDRLEDLNFAFTRLVKVTSGDKEGFIISEISLTDDSGVVLASSNEDYVSGPRAKRKPEPKFLSTNYTAAHHLRKWQIGTPILLGDKNTFQNDKLMQIVSPYFPEISEPSVLLSMAVYHPEKLERVASLHMKYERGNFAHFVKIQTELFWWTLQNNAIIALICALILGFAHLLIKSVRTSFTQDGRYIAEHLSAPPLWEKVDFAQTQGPIRWRENTPSPSYQSQNAAPVSQSHVPATPVVSAPSTAQAVNREKAEIIDAIYLG, encoded by the coding sequence GTGCAAATTTTCAAACATATATTATTTTTCATTTTAGCACTTTTGGTTTGCGAAGGGATCGCTGCCGGAGCCTCTGCATGGTCCTTTCTGGAATCTTCTCTTGCATCTTTCGAGCAGATCAAAAATCTTTCGGACCAAAGAGCCAGAGATACAATTGGTGCTATCTCTAAGTCTAGTGAAGGAAAATTAAGTAAAGACAGATTAGAAGATCTGAATTTTGCATTCACTAGACTTGTGAAAGTGACTTCGGGTGACAAAGAAGGATTTATCATTTCAGAGATCAGCCTGACTGATGATTCAGGAGTAGTTCTTGCATCATCTAACGAAGATTATGTGTCCGGCCCAAGGGCAAAAAGAAAACCAGAGCCTAAGTTTTTATCTACTAATTATACTGCTGCACATCATTTGAGAAAATGGCAGATAGGAACTCCAATCCTTTTGGGAGATAAGAATACTTTCCAGAATGATAAATTGATGCAGATCGTTTCTCCTTATTTCCCAGAAATTTCCGAACCAAGCGTTCTTCTTTCTATGGCAGTGTATCATCCTGAAAAATTGGAAAGAGTGGCTTCTCTCCATATGAAATATGAAAGAGGGAATTTTGCACATTTTGTGAAGATCCAGACTGAACTTTTCTGGTGGACCTTACAGAATAACGCGATCATCGCTCTTATCTGTGCTCTTATATTAGGATTTGCTCATTTACTCATTAAGAGCGTTCGTACTTCTTTTACTCAGGATGGAAGGTATATCGCCGAACATCTATCTGCACCTCCTTTATGGGAGAAGGTTGATTTTGCGCAAACTCAAGGGCCTATCCGTTGGAGAGAGAATACTCCTTCTCCTTCTTACCAAAGCCAAAACGCGGCACCTGTTTCTCAGAGCCATGTTCCGGCGACTCCGGTAGTATCGGCTCCTTCTACAGCGCAAGCGGTCAATCGAGAGAAAGCGGAAATTATAGACGCTATTTATCTAGGATAA
- a CDS encoding STAS domain-containing protein codes for MEIHTTKLGHILKVTPKGVLDSYSAFDLVRFIKTRWEEGERLVLVNSRLVEYIEEDGISALVELKNFFEKFGGNIAFSDWNEEGLLVLGLFGLNKSPNFFAHEKEAEVWLSSLKIEDRRTLSEKSESVSSLRQTKPIQFYSSPSSSLTKSDVYVPEISTVPIPGQEPAEKTKIGKDLDHSLEQARNIQERVLYCESCRARLRIKTLGRHQCPNCGIQFDVSRTGGVRYLEKLLG; via the coding sequence TTGGAAATTCATACTACAAAGCTGGGACATATATTGAAGGTAACTCCGAAAGGGGTTCTTGATTCGTATTCTGCATTTGACCTGGTGCGCTTTATCAAAACTCGCTGGGAAGAAGGGGAGAGGCTTGTACTAGTCAATTCTCGTTTGGTGGAATATATAGAAGAAGATGGTATCTCCGCATTAGTAGAATTGAAAAACTTCTTCGAAAAATTCGGCGGTAATATTGCGTTTAGCGATTGGAATGAAGAAGGTTTACTTGTTTTAGGATTATTCGGTTTGAATAAGAGTCCGAACTTCTTCGCACATGAAAAGGAAGCGGAAGTATGGCTTTCTTCTTTGAAGATCGAAGATAGAAGGACTTTATCGGAGAAGTCTGAAAGTGTTTCTTCTCTCAGACAAACTAAACCTATTCAGTTTTATTCTAGTCCTTCTTCTTCTTTAACTAAGTCGGACGTATATGTTCCTGAGATCAGTACTGTTCCTATCCCTGGACAAGAACCGGCTGAGAAAACTAAGATCGGAAAGGATCTGGATCATTCCTTAGAGCAGGCAAGAAATATCCAAGAAAGAGTCTTATACTGTGAGTCTTGTAGAGCAAGACTTAGGATCAAAACTCTAGGTCGCCATCAATGTCCTAATTGCGGAATTCAGTTTGACGTGAGTCGCACCGGTGGAGTTCGATACTTAGAGAAACTATTAGGTTAG
- the murJ gene encoding murein biosynthesis integral membrane protein MurJ yields the protein MSQAARRSFALSFYTLVSRILGVFRDHFMAVSFGTGTVASAFSVAYRLPNMFRNLLAEGTLSQSFMPLYSDAEKDGVVAARKMSGAVLSFLFIILLSFVVIVFTFSPFALPFLVGGTPEYSGLVVELTYILFFLIVTASLSSIYMAISNVKNRFFVPSLSPIILNLSYLTVFLGIFPFVDWELLTKVRVLCFGIVGGGIIQLGVQAWYVSKNGEGPIFSWNYKHPAISKIFKLMLPAAVGGGFYQLGLLVDIFLANYVQNMNPGLGAVVSLDYAQRLVQLPTGIIGVALATTTLPALLSSLKQDKHSEVPKEMLGVLGFAGFLTAPAALGIGILAGPILDSIYYGGRWDHLATETTILPLVFYSLAVPFYSMNKVLISTYYAFQDTKTPLRVQAFTFILNLTLNFSLILFLKHSAIALSSAISTVVTWTLLSSYLKKHKVAFPWEGFLSKIAKLILPLLAMAAFLFFYREMIHPWALGFLSEKGLSYANSSRVSLCTAVLPGMAIFFLISLLLGIEEIRLIAGKIFRKK from the coding sequence TTGTCCCAAGCAGCCAGAAGAAGTTTCGCTCTTTCTTTTTACACCCTCGTTTCCAGAATTTTAGGAGTGTTCCGAGACCATTTTATGGCCGTGTCTTTCGGGACAGGCACAGTGGCTTCCGCATTTTCAGTAGCTTATAGATTACCGAATATGTTCCGCAACTTATTGGCAGAGGGAACTCTTTCCCAATCCTTCATGCCATTGTATTCTGATGCGGAGAAGGATGGAGTAGTCGCAGCTCGAAAAATGAGCGGTGCTGTATTAAGTTTTCTTTTTATAATTCTTTTAAGTTTTGTAGTAATCGTATTTACATTTTCACCTTTCGCTTTGCCTTTCCTTGTAGGAGGAACTCCAGAGTATTCCGGGCTTGTGGTAGAGCTTACCTATATTCTGTTTTTCTTAATCGTCACTGCGAGTTTGTCTTCGATCTATATGGCGATCTCCAATGTCAAAAATAGATTTTTTGTTCCTTCTCTTTCTCCTATTATTCTAAACCTAAGTTATCTTACAGTATTTCTGGGAATTTTCCCTTTTGTAGATTGGGAACTTTTGACAAAGGTAAGAGTTCTTTGTTTTGGGATTGTTGGAGGCGGGATCATACAATTAGGCGTTCAGGCCTGGTATGTTTCTAAAAATGGAGAAGGTCCGATATTTTCCTGGAATTATAAACATCCGGCTATTTCAAAAATATTTAAACTAATGTTACCGGCTGCAGTAGGCGGCGGTTTTTACCAACTCGGACTTTTAGTGGATATATTTTTAGCAAACTATGTGCAGAATATGAATCCAGGTTTGGGTGCGGTTGTTAGTTTGGATTACGCGCAAAGGTTGGTACAACTTCCTACCGGAATTATCGGAGTGGCACTTGCTACCACAACTTTGCCTGCGTTACTTTCTTCTTTGAAGCAGGATAAACATTCTGAAGTTCCTAAGGAAATGTTGGGCGTTTTGGGATTTGCAGGATTTTTGACAGCACCTGCCGCTCTCGGGATTGGAATCTTGGCTGGACCGATCTTGGATTCCATCTATTATGGAGGAAGATGGGATCATCTTGCTACGGAAACTACGATCTTACCTTTGGTATTTTATTCTTTAGCAGTCCCATTCTACAGCATGAATAAGGTCCTGATCTCAACCTATTATGCATTCCAGGATACCAAAACTCCTTTGAGGGTCCAAGCATTCACTTTTATCCTGAATCTGACCTTAAATTTTTCTTTGATACTTTTCTTAAAACATTCAGCAATCGCATTGTCTTCCGCGATATCAACTGTAGTTACCTGGACCTTACTTTCTAGTTATTTAAAAAAACATAAGGTAGCTTTTCCATGGGAAGGATTTCTTTCTAAAATTGCAAAATTGATCCTGCCACTTTTGGCCATGGCCGCATTTTTATTTTTTTATAGAGAAATGATCCATCCTTGGGCCTTAGGTTTTCTTTCCGAAAAAGGCCTAAGTTATGCGAATTCTTCCAGGGTCTCTCTTTGCACTGCAGTCCTCCCAGGTATGGCAATTTTTTTC